DNA from Arthrobacter sp. FW305-BF8:
ACGCGGCCGTTGCGGGCGCGGTCAGAGAGAGCGCCGCGCAGTGCAGCAGCAATCATCTTCTTGGGGGTGCGCTGGCTGTAGTCACGCGGGGTGGGACCGTGGACAACGCCACCGCCGGTCATGTGCGGAGCACGGATCGAGCCCTGACGGGCGCGGCCGGTACCCTTCTGCTTGAACGGCTTGCGGCCTGCACCGGAAACTTCGGCGCGGGTCTTGGTCTTGTGGGTACCCTGGCGAGCAGCAGCGAGCTGGGCAACGACGACCTGGTGCAGCAGCGGCACGTTGGTCTGAACGTCGAAGATCTCTGCAGGCAGGTCAACCTTGACAGTGTTAGCCATTGAACTAGG
Protein-coding regions in this window:
- the rplD gene encoding 50S ribosomal protein L4, giving the protein MANTVKVDLPAEIFDVQTNVPLLHQVVVAQLAAARQGTHKTKTRAEVSGAGRKPFKQKGTGRARQGSIRAPHMTGGGVVHGPTPRDYSQRTPKKMIAAALRGALSDRARNGRVHVVSELVAGDKPSSKAALAALRGVSERKNLLVVIERANDVAALSVRNLAEVHVLYVDQLNTYDVLVSDDVVFTKAAYEAFVADKAAKNEEDAK